In one Serinus canaria isolate serCan28SL12 chromosome 2, serCan2020, whole genome shotgun sequence genomic region, the following are encoded:
- the LOC103826369 gene encoding cytochrome b5: MAGSSEAGKESWRGRYYRLEEVQKHNNSQSTWIIIHNRIYDVTKFLDEHPGGEEVLREQAGGDATENFEDVGHSTDARTLSESFIVGELHPDDRSKLQKPTETLITTVQSTSSSWSNWVIPAIAAIIVALMYRSYMSE, from the exons ATGGCGGGCTCCAGCGAGGCCGGGAAGGAGTCGTGGCGGGGCCGCTACTACCGGCTGGAGGAGGTGCAGAAACACAACAACAGCCAGAGCACCTGGATCATTATCCACAACCGCATCTACGATGTCACCAAGTTCCTGGACGAG CACCCAGGAGGTGAAGAGGTCCTTAGGGAGCAAGCTGGAGGAGATGCTACTGAGAACTTTGAAGATGTTGGCCATTCCACAGATGCAAGGACACTGTCAGAATCCTTTATTGTTGGGGAACTTCATCCT GATGATAGATCCAAGCTTCAGAAACCAACA GAAACTCTTATTACCACTGTTCAGTCTACTTCCAG TTCATGGTCCAACTGGGTGATCCCAGCAATAGCAGCAATTATCGTGGCCCTGATGTATCGTTCCTACATGTCAGAGTAA